One Flagellimonas sp. CMM7 genomic region harbors:
- a CDS encoding DUF3352 domain-containing protein: MVKKRFLFALLALLLIYIGYLLYILVLSPKTNLQSIYLIPRDAVFVIESEKPVESWQKVSESDAWHHLQNNGYFAELTENIQKVDTVFNNNHKLFEFFDGRSLFISIHMVSEKDYGIFYVLDLKRIAKLKLLKTYLNTLLNDSYSLSKRNYHNHEILEVYDRKSKETMYLSFVKNQLVASYTHTLVEASIDQYQEPLLGRNLNFIEVNKKVGYEDLFRLYLQYDFLDNYYKRFSNKPSDWVNRISENFLFSGFSFDLDKNSTITANGYTNISSTNHNYLEALQKSGKAQRTVPSIAPKRTALYVSYGFDSFSEFYENFETVQKDSPEQFDTYQEGIEKVEKFLKIDVKENFISWIGDEIALLQIKSEISKGKNDLALVLKANAIEDAKTNLDFVLKQIKKKTPVKFKTITYKEHEINFLSIKGFFKILLGNRFKEFDKPYFTLIDQYVVFSNNPNTLKSIIDDFTVKETLSSSKDFKDFDKNFKSESSLYVYSNIPVLYDNMYSLADSSTRIQLRKNKDFIICFPQVGFQLTPDDNLFESRLVVNYQNVEEVKTKSQFQEGAGILKSKVQSPKTKEITDAVFNLKPIYPTDLNAKTFIKKYTNGAVKFEVELKDGLKHGRYHEFYSNGNEKITGRFKKDEQVGTWRYFDTAGALVRKKRF; this comes from the coding sequence ATGGTAAAAAAAAGATTTCTCTTTGCCTTACTTGCATTACTGCTCATTTATATTGGCTACCTTTTATATATCTTGGTTTTATCTCCAAAAACCAATTTGCAATCCATTTATTTGATTCCTAGGGATGCAGTTTTCGTAATTGAATCTGAAAAACCGGTAGAAAGTTGGCAGAAAGTTAGCGAAAGTGATGCTTGGCATCATCTTCAAAACAACGGCTATTTCGCGGAGTTGACAGAAAACATTCAGAAGGTAGATACCGTATTTAACAACAACCATAAGTTGTTTGAATTTTTTGATGGACGATCTCTATTTATTTCCATCCATATGGTTTCTGAAAAGGATTATGGTATTTTTTATGTACTTGACCTAAAGCGAATCGCTAAGCTAAAATTGCTTAAAACCTATTTGAACACATTGCTCAATGATAGTTACTCTCTGAGCAAACGTAACTATCATAACCATGAGATTTTGGAAGTATATGATCGTAAGAGCAAAGAGACCATGTACCTATCTTTTGTAAAAAACCAATTAGTGGCCTCTTATACGCATACCTTGGTGGAAGCCTCTATTGACCAATACCAAGAACCATTGCTGGGGAGGAATTTGAATTTTATCGAGGTCAACAAAAAAGTAGGATATGAAGATTTGTTCAGATTATATCTGCAATACGACTTTTTGGATAACTATTACAAACGCTTTTCAAATAAACCCAGTGATTGGGTAAATCGGATAAGTGAGAATTTTTTGTTCTCTGGATTTAGTTTTGACCTGGACAAGAATAGCACCATTACCGCTAATGGGTACACCAATATCAGTTCAACCAATCATAATTATTTAGAAGCACTTCAAAAATCCGGTAAAGCCCAACGAACAGTTCCTAGCATAGCGCCCAAGAGGACCGCATTATATGTTAGTTATGGCTTTGATAGCTTTTCAGAGTTTTATGAGAATTTTGAAACAGTCCAGAAGGATAGTCCTGAGCAGTTTGATACGTACCAAGAAGGGATTGAAAAAGTGGAGAAATTCCTTAAGATAGATGTAAAGGAAAATTTTATAAGTTGGATCGGTGATGAGATAGCATTGCTTCAAATTAAATCTGAAATTTCAAAAGGGAAAAACGACCTTGCCTTGGTATTAAAAGCTAATGCCATTGAGGATGCCAAAACCAATTTGGATTTTGTACTTAAACAAATCAAAAAGAAAACTCCCGTAAAGTTTAAAACGATTACCTATAAAGAGCATGAAATTAATTTCCTTTCCATAAAAGGGTTCTTTAAAATCTTATTGGGAAATCGGTTTAAAGAATTTGACAAACCCTATTTTACACTTATAGATCAATATGTAGTATTTAGCAATAATCCCAATACACTAAAAAGTATTATTGATGATTTTACGGTTAAAGAAACCCTGTCTTCTTCTAAAGATTTTAAGGACTTTGACAAAAACTTCAAAAGTGAGTCCAGTCTATATGTGTACAGCAATATTCCAGTTTTGTATGATAATATGTATTCGTTGGCTGATAGTTCTACTCGCATACAACTACGAAAGAATAAAGATTTTATTATTTGTTTCCCTCAGGTAGGATTTCAATTAACACCGGATGACAACCTATTTGAAAGTAGGCTGGTAGTCAACTATCAAAATGTGGAAGAGGTAAAAACCAAGTCCCAATTTCAGGAAGGTGCAGGTATTTTAAAAAGTAAGGTTCAATCACCAAAAACCAAAGAGATTACCGACGCAGTTTTTAACTTAAAACCTATTTACCCAACAGACTTGAATGCAAAAACATTCATAAAAAAATACACCAATGGGGCTGTAAAATTTGAGGTAGAATTAAAAGATGGCCTTAAACATGGTCGTTATCACGAGTTCTATTCCAATGGCAATGAAAAAATAACGGGACGGTTCAAAAAAGACGAACAAGTAGGTACATGGCGGTATTTTGATACTGCTGGAGCGTTGGTAAGGAAGAAGCGTTTTTAA
- a CDS encoding DUF1800 family protein gives MEYFINCNSSTLAPYTTPLDELRAAHLYRRLGFSASIQTINAAVGQTAGTLVDNLVNQALAMPPIPAPLWADWTNADYPADDDLARQVRRAQQEEFSIAYGNSLLDNNLRDRMSFFWSNHFVTELDVYDCSSFLYYYINCLQRNSLGNFRTFVSEIGLTSAMLYYLDGVRNRGNNPNENYGRELYELFTLGEGNGYTEEDIIETAKALSGYTNRGEEGCTQVTFDPDDFNTENKTIFGQTGNWGYDDVHNILFTERVNEIAGFICKKLYEFFVHPDSTNDQGGNAPDIINGLAQTFVSNNFEIAPVLSQLFKSQHFFDETAIGVIIKSPFDLYMGLIKETGFTYDDSTVLNVIDASRMIGQTMFDPFDVAGWQRDREWINTNFMIGRWLTSEVFVDRFYQANPDQFRTFGIDATNAAGANGNTENDPSVVARAIIDRLTPKGLLEEVEYDAAITVFREPFEDTNMFEDGSWNMTLENTDFQVYLLIQHLARQPEFQLK, from the coding sequence ATGGAGTACTTCATTAATTGTAATTCCTCAACTTTGGCGCCGTATACTACTCCATTGGATGAGTTGCGTGCTGCCCATTTGTATAGGAGGCTTGGTTTTAGTGCCTCAATACAAACCATTAATGCCGCTGTTGGACAAACGGCCGGCACTCTTGTGGACAATTTAGTAAATCAGGCTCTTGCTATGCCACCAATCCCAGCTCCCTTATGGGCAGATTGGACCAATGCGGATTATCCCGCTGACGACGATTTAGCAAGACAAGTAAGAAGAGCCCAACAGGAAGAGTTTTCCATTGCCTATGGCAATTCTTTATTGGACAATAATTTACGAGACAGAATGAGTTTCTTTTGGAGCAACCATTTTGTTACCGAATTGGATGTTTATGACTGTAGTTCCTTTCTGTACTATTATATTAATTGTCTACAACGAAATTCCCTAGGAAACTTTAGAACTTTTGTTAGCGAAATAGGGCTAACAAGTGCCATGCTTTATTATTTGGATGGTGTAAGAAACCGAGGTAACAACCCAAATGAAAACTACGGGCGTGAGCTATATGAGCTCTTTACCTTAGGTGAAGGTAATGGATATACCGAAGAAGATATCATTGAGACAGCCAAAGCACTTTCGGGATATACCAACCGCGGTGAAGAAGGTTGTACTCAGGTAACTTTTGATCCTGATGATTTCAATACAGAGAACAAAACTATTTTTGGTCAAACAGGGAACTGGGGTTATGATGATGTTCACAATATCTTATTTACTGAAAGAGTCAATGAAATAGCGGGCTTTATTTGCAAAAAACTATATGAGTTCTTTGTACATCCAGATTCAACCAATGATCAAGGAGGTAATGCCCCTGACATTATAAATGGTTTGGCCCAAACTTTTGTTTCTAATAATTTTGAAATTGCACCGGTACTATCACAACTATTTAAAAGTCAACACTTCTTTGATGAAACCGCTATTGGTGTTATCATAAAGAGTCCGTTTGACCTCTATATGGGCCTAATTAAAGAAACTGGATTTACCTATGATGATAGCACTGTTTTAAATGTTATTGATGCTTCTAGAATGATTGGACAGACTATGTTTGATCCATTTGATGTAGCAGGTTGGCAAAGAGATCGCGAATGGATCAACACCAACTTTATGATTGGTCGTTGGTTGACATCAGAGGTTTTTGTTGATCGTTTCTATCAAGCCAATCCAGATCAATTTAGAACTTTTGGAATCGACGCTACCAATGCGGCGGGAGCTAATGGAAATACTGAAAACGACCCATCAGTAGTAGCTAGGGCTATAATTGATAGATTAACTCCCAAAGGACTTTTAGAGGAGGTTGAATATGATGCTGCCATTACTGTTTTTAGAGAACCTTTTGAAGACACAAACATGTTTGAAGATGGTTCCTGGAACATGACACTTGAAAATACAGATTTTCAGGTGTACCTGTTAATACAACATTTGGCAAGACAACCCGAATTTCAACTTAAATAA
- a CDS encoding YraN family protein produces MGKHNEFGKLGEQKAVDFLLATGYEILFRNYRYLKAEVDIIAKKGEELAIIEVKSRTTGFFTAISDTITPKKIKLLTMAADHYVLEKDLDVQVRFDIITIIKKGEKFEVEHLKDAFYHF; encoded by the coding sequence ATGGGAAAACATAATGAATTTGGGAAGCTTGGAGAGCAAAAAGCAGTTGATTTTTTACTTGCAACAGGTTATGAAATCCTTTTTAGGAACTATCGTTATCTAAAAGCTGAGGTTGATATCATCGCCAAAAAAGGTGAAGAACTTGCTATCATAGAAGTTAAATCTAGGACCACAGGATTTTTCACGGCTATTTCAGATACCATAACTCCTAAAAAAATCAAACTTTTAACTATGGCAGCAGACCATTATGTTCTAGAAAAAGATTTAGACGTTCAAGTGCGATTTGATATTATTACCATAATAAAGAAAGGAGAGAAATTTGAGGTTGAACATTTGAAAGATGCGTTCTATCATTTTTAA
- a CDS encoding diphthine--ammonia ligase: MAQKPKTYFNWSSGKDSALALYHLLQQNDLEIDCLLTTVNSHYNRVSMHGLRKEVLEAQAAEIGIPLDILEVPENPSMEEYNGLMGDKIKQLKAVGYTQTVFGDIFLEDLKQYREQMLAKYDIKAIFPLWKRDTKDLIHEFLELGFKAVIVCINSSKLDTSFLGKELSLELINQLPEDVDPCGEHGEFHTFCFDGPIFTNPIAFEVGEKVYKTYDDPSDKTKNIKFGFCDITLK, translated from the coding sequence ATGGCCCAAAAACCCAAAACCTATTTTAACTGGAGTTCTGGAAAGGATTCCGCTTTGGCCCTTTACCATTTACTACAACAAAATGATTTAGAAATTGATTGTTTGTTGACAACGGTGAACTCACATTACAACAGGGTTTCTATGCATGGGCTTCGCAAGGAGGTTTTAGAAGCCCAAGCAGCAGAAATTGGTATTCCTCTGGATATTCTTGAAGTTCCGGAAAACCCTTCCATGGAAGAGTACAATGGTTTAATGGGAGATAAAATCAAACAACTTAAAGCAGTAGGGTATACCCAAACGGTATTTGGCGATATTTTTTTGGAGGATCTAAAACAGTATCGGGAGCAAATGCTGGCAAAATATGATATCAAGGCCATCTTTCCACTTTGGAAAAGAGACACTAAAGATTTAATACATGAGTTTCTAGAATTGGGTTTTAAGGCAGTGATTGTTTGTATCAACAGTTCAAAACTGGACACCTCTTTTCTTGGGAAAGAATTGTCCTTGGAGCTTATAAATCAACTACCTGAAGATGTAGATCCCTGTGGAGAGCATGGGGAGTTCCATACATTCTGCTTTGATGGTCCCATTTTTACAAATCCCATTGCGTTTGAGGTCGGAGAAAAAGTATATAAAACCTATGATGATCCTTCTGACAAAACCAAGAACATCAAATTTGGATTTTGTGATATTACACTGAAATAA
- a CDS encoding serine hydrolase, with amino-acid sequence MKNVAHLIVLLVFTLSAHFGVCQDVYFPERNAVWKEASKNQFSFNENKLQVAVDFANANEYSGSKDLRRAILKGFQREPFHEVLGPTKKRGGPAGMILKNGYLLASWGDTKRVDMTFSVTKSFLSTMAGLAADKGLISSTDDKVGEYIWDGTFDGRHNSKVSWEHLLQQNSDWSGELWGLKDWADRPPKEGDLDDWKFRKLNEPGTVMEYNDVRVNVLSYSLTHVWRKPMPMVLKEHLMDKIDASTTWRWYGYDHAWTEVDGIKMKSVTGGGHSGAGLFINTEDMARFGLVFLNNGRWKSEQLLSEDWIAKATEPSVPNVNYGYMWWLNQKGPRHWEGVPEHLFYAAGFGGNFIVVDQKTGLMLVTRWLEPNKIGEFVKLVYDAF; translated from the coding sequence ATGAAGAATGTTGCCCATCTAATCGTATTGCTTGTTTTTACATTATCTGCACATTTTGGCGTGTGTCAAGATGTTTACTTTCCAGAACGCAATGCCGTTTGGAAAGAAGCTTCCAAAAATCAATTTTCCTTTAATGAAAACAAATTGCAAGTGGCGGTCGATTTTGCCAATGCAAATGAATATTCTGGTTCTAAAGATTTGCGCCGAGCAATCTTAAAAGGATTTCAGAGGGAACCTTTTCATGAAGTTTTAGGACCAACTAAAAAACGGGGAGGACCAGCAGGAATGATTCTGAAGAATGGCTATTTACTTGCTTCTTGGGGAGATACCAAAAGAGTTGATATGACTTTTAGTGTTACCAAGAGTTTTCTATCCACTATGGCCGGTTTGGCGGCGGATAAAGGGTTGATTTCAAGTACCGATGATAAAGTAGGGGAGTACATCTGGGACGGCACTTTTGATGGACGACATAATAGTAAGGTAAGCTGGGAACATCTTTTGCAGCAAAACTCAGATTGGTCTGGAGAACTATGGGGTCTTAAAGATTGGGCAGATAGACCACCAAAAGAAGGTGATTTGGATGACTGGAAATTTAGAAAACTCAATGAGCCTGGTACCGTAATGGAATACAATGATGTTAGGGTAAATGTGCTATCCTACTCCCTTACCCATGTTTGGCGCAAACCTATGCCCATGGTCTTAAAAGAACATCTTATGGATAAGATAGATGCCTCTACTACTTGGCGCTGGTATGGTTATGACCATGCTTGGACGGAAGTTGATGGCATTAAAATGAAATCCGTAACAGGAGGTGGACATTCGGGTGCTGGACTATTTATAAACACAGAAGACATGGCCCGTTTTGGATTGGTATTCCTTAATAATGGCCGTTGGAAAAGTGAGCAATTATTGAGCGAAGACTGGATTGCCAAAGCAACAGAGCCTTCAGTTCCCAATGTAAATTATGGTTATATGTGGTGGTTGAATCAGAAAGGCCCGCGCCATTGGGAGGGAGTTCCTGAACATCTATTTTATGCGGCCGGTTTTGGAGGTAATTTTATTGTGGTGGACCAAAAGACCGGACTCATGTTGGTAACACGATGGTTGGAACCCAATAAAATTGGTGAATTTGTGAAGCTAGTCTACGACGCATTTTAG
- a CDS encoding aspartate kinase: MKTISAVVEHYIKKKPFLQSALAQGIINLTSLSRQIKPEISDALGKDVKDGAIVMALKRLSDDLEFRATHKIVKVLKNIGEITVRSSLTDYTFLASDTILGQQARLLQEVNANQDVFYTSSRGVNEINIVISNLMDGVVEKYFKHERCTQKAENLSSITVKLPAENVSVPGIYYFIFQRLAWEGIVLYEVISTTNEFTILVNEEQVDVAFKTIKDLKSL; encoded by the coding sequence ATGAAAACCATATCTGCAGTAGTTGAACATTATATTAAAAAGAAGCCTTTCTTACAAAGTGCATTAGCACAGGGAATAATCAACCTTACGTCATTGTCCAGACAGATAAAACCTGAGATATCTGATGCGTTGGGAAAAGATGTAAAGGATGGTGCTATTGTAATGGCACTTAAAAGACTATCCGATGATCTCGAATTTAGGGCTACCCATAAAATTGTAAAAGTTCTCAAGAACATTGGAGAAATTACGGTACGCTCTTCCTTAACAGATTATACATTTTTGGCTTCGGATACTATTTTGGGACAACAAGCGAGACTCTTGCAGGAAGTGAATGCCAATCAAGATGTGTTTTATACTTCTTCTAGAGGAGTCAATGAGATTAATATCGTTATCAGTAATCTTATGGATGGAGTGGTAGAAAAGTATTTTAAACATGAACGCTGTACCCAAAAAGCTGAAAACTTATCATCGATTACTGTAAAATTACCTGCGGAAAATGTCTCGGTACCGGGAATCTATTATTTTATCTTTCAGCGTTTGGCCTGGGAAGGTATTGTTTTGTACGAGGTTATTTCAACAACCAATGAGTTCACCATTTTGGTAAATGAAGAGCAAGTTGATGTAGCGTTTAAGACCATCAAGGATTTGAAATCGCTATAA
- the mfd gene encoding transcription-repair coupling factor, translated as MTKASVSQLFEQSPQLRKLRNSIAQIEKINIKGLTGSALSFAIADIFKSGELPFLVLLNDKEEAAYYLNDLEQLIGENDVLFYPGSYRRPYQIEETDNANVLLRAEVLNRINSRKRPAVIVTYPDALFEKVVTRKELDKNTLKIKLEDTLSLDFLNEVLFEYQFKRVDFVTEPGEFSVRGGIVDVFSFSHDEPYRIEFFGDEVESIRTFDVETQLSTEKVKRITVIPNVENKFLQESRESFLKYISPKTVVFSKNLNLVYDRIDSFFEKAEESFKKLSEEIKHAKPEELFVNSGLLKSQLQDFGLVELDSSIKQDISPALDVTFNTKPQPSFNKKFDLLIENINENHEAGFTNYIFCSTEQQAKRFHDIFDEVEKTVHYKTIVFPLYQGFIDHDLKLACYTDHQIFERYHKFQLKNGYAKKQAITLKELNKLEIGDYVTHIDHGIGKFGGLQKIDVEGKKQEAIKLMYGERDILYVSIHSLHKISKFNGKDGAPPKIYKLGSAAWKKLKQKTKSRVKKIAFDLIKVYAKRRLEKGFQYDPDSYLQHELEASFIYEDTPDQEKSTQDVKRDMESERPMDRLICGDVGFGKTEIAIRAAFKAVDNGKQVAILVPTTILAFQHSRTFKERLKEMPVTVDYLNRFRTAKEKRDIHERLAAGKIDIIIGTHQLVNKSVQFKDLGLLIVDEEQKFGVAVKDKLKSIKENVDVLTLTATPIPRTLQFSLMAARDLSVINTPPPNRYPIESRVIRFQEEIIRDAVSYEIQRGGQVFFIHNRIENIKEVAGMIQRLVPDAKIGIGHGQMEGKKLEQLMLAFMNGEFDVLVSTTIVESGLDVTNANTIFIHNANNFGLSDLHQMRGRVGRSNKKAFCFFITPPYDVMTPDARKRIEALEQFTELGSGFNIAMKDLEIRGAGDLLGGEQSGFINEIGFETYQKILAEAIEELKENEFKELYEEVEGKQEKAYVKDTQLDTDFELLFPDDYINNITERLNLYTQLNGVADEVELQKYEGELVDRFGDLPTQAVDLLNSVRIKWIANSIGLERVILKQGKFLGYFIADQQSEFYQSSVFTHVLQYVQANPKICQLKEKQTRNGLRLLLVFDGVTSVEKALNILLPLNIKQEAEL; from the coding sequence TTGACCAAAGCCTCCGTTTCCCAACTTTTTGAACAGTCTCCACAACTTAGGAAACTGAGGAATTCCATTGCTCAAATTGAAAAAATCAACATAAAGGGCCTTACCGGCTCAGCACTATCTTTTGCCATTGCTGATATTTTTAAATCGGGAGAATTGCCTTTTCTTGTTTTATTGAATGATAAGGAGGAAGCAGCCTATTACCTTAATGATCTAGAGCAATTGATCGGCGAAAATGATGTCCTTTTTTATCCAGGCAGTTATCGCCGACCTTATCAAATTGAAGAAACCGATAATGCCAATGTTCTTCTAAGGGCAGAGGTTTTAAACCGTATAAATTCCAGGAAAAGACCCGCTGTCATCGTCACCTACCCAGATGCCCTTTTTGAAAAAGTGGTCACCAGAAAAGAACTGGACAAAAACACTTTAAAAATTAAGTTGGAGGATACCCTATCTCTTGATTTTTTGAACGAGGTGCTTTTTGAATACCAATTTAAACGTGTAGATTTTGTAACAGAACCTGGTGAATTTTCTGTACGGGGTGGTATCGTGGACGTCTTTTCTTTTTCCCACGATGAACCCTACCGTATTGAGTTTTTTGGAGATGAGGTAGAAAGTATCAGAACTTTTGATGTAGAAACACAATTATCCACAGAAAAAGTAAAGCGAATTACTGTTATCCCAAATGTTGAAAACAAATTTTTACAGGAATCCCGTGAAAGTTTTTTAAAATATATCTCACCAAAAACTGTGGTTTTTTCAAAGAACTTGAATCTGGTCTATGACAGGATAGATTCCTTTTTTGAGAAAGCAGAGGAGAGTTTTAAAAAGCTTAGTGAAGAAATTAAACATGCCAAACCAGAAGAACTTTTTGTGAACTCTGGGTTGTTAAAATCCCAATTACAGGATTTTGGTTTGGTTGAATTGGATAGTAGTATAAAACAAGACATCTCGCCTGCGCTCGATGTGACTTTCAACACCAAACCTCAGCCTTCTTTCAATAAGAAGTTTGACTTGCTTATTGAAAACATCAACGAAAATCACGAGGCAGGTTTTACCAATTACATTTTCTGTTCCACGGAACAACAAGCAAAACGTTTTCATGACATTTTTGATGAAGTAGAGAAAACGGTTCATTACAAAACTATAGTCTTTCCATTATACCAGGGTTTTATTGACCATGATTTAAAACTTGCCTGTTATACCGATCATCAAATTTTTGAGCGCTATCACAAATTCCAACTAAAGAATGGCTACGCAAAAAAACAGGCCATCACGCTTAAAGAACTGAATAAGTTGGAAATTGGCGATTATGTAACCCATATTGACCATGGCATTGGTAAGTTCGGGGGGCTTCAAAAAATAGATGTAGAAGGTAAAAAACAAGAAGCTATAAAATTGATGTATGGCGAGCGAGACATTCTCTATGTAAGCATTCACTCGTTACACAAAATATCAAAGTTCAATGGTAAGGATGGGGCTCCTCCCAAGATTTATAAACTAGGCTCGGCCGCATGGAAGAAGTTAAAGCAAAAAACAAAGAGTAGGGTCAAAAAAATTGCATTTGACCTTATTAAAGTTTATGCAAAGCGCCGTTTGGAGAAAGGATTTCAATACGATCCTGATAGTTATTTACAACATGAACTGGAAGCTTCATTTATTTATGAGGATACTCCAGACCAAGAAAAATCCACACAAGATGTAAAAAGAGATATGGAGAGCGAGCGCCCCATGGATCGCCTAATATGTGGGGATGTTGGCTTTGGTAAAACAGAAATTGCCATCCGTGCCGCCTTTAAAGCGGTTGACAATGGCAAGCAAGTCGCTATACTGGTGCCCACTACCATTTTGGCATTTCAACATAGCAGAACATTCAAAGAGCGACTTAAAGAAATGCCTGTCACTGTTGACTATTTAAATCGTTTTAGAACGGCAAAAGAAAAACGGGATATCCATGAAAGATTAGCTGCCGGGAAAATCGATATTATCATTGGCACACACCAACTGGTAAATAAGAGTGTACAATTTAAAGATTTGGGATTACTCATTGTAGATGAGGAACAAAAGTTTGGGGTCGCCGTGAAGGATAAGCTCAAATCCATTAAAGAAAATGTAGATGTTTTGACCTTGACCGCCACGCCAATTCCGAGGACTTTGCAGTTTAGTTTAATGGCCGCTCGCGACCTTTCTGTTATCAATACACCTCCACCCAACCGTTACCCTATTGAAAGTAGAGTAATCCGGTTTCAAGAAGAAATCATTCGAGATGCTGTTTCCTATGAGATTCAACGTGGCGGACAGGTCTTTTTTATCCATAACCGAATTGAAAATATAAAAGAGGTCGCCGGAATGATTCAACGTCTCGTTCCAGATGCCAAAATAGGCATTGGTCATGGGCAAATGGAAGGTAAAAAACTGGAGCAGTTGATGCTTGCTTTTATGAATGGAGAATTTGATGTTTTGGTTTCTACCACCATTGTGGAAAGTGGATTGGATGTTACCAACGCCAATACCATCTTTATCCATAACGCCAATAATTTTGGATTGAGCGATCTTCATCAAATGCGTGGACGTGTAGGTCGAAGCAATAAAAAGGCCTTTTGTTTCTTTATTACCCCACCTTACGATGTAATGACACCAGATGCTCGCAAACGTATTGAAGCTTTGGAACAATTTACGGAACTGGGAAGTGGTTTTAACATTGCCATGAAAGATTTGGAAATTCGTGGTGCAGGTGATTTGTTGGGTGGTGAACAAAGTGGATTTATCAACGAAATTGGTTTTGAAACCTATCAGAAAATATTGGCTGAAGCCATTGAGGAACTCAAAGAAAATGAGTTTAAAGAACTCTATGAAGAGGTGGAGGGCAAACAGGAAAAAGCATACGTAAAAGACACGCAGCTGGATACCGATTTTGAATTGCTTTTCCCAGATGATTACATTAACAACATTACAGAGCGACTAAATCTGTATACCCAACTAAATGGAGTAGCGGATGAGGTTGAGCTTCAAAAATATGAAGGGGAATTGGTCGATCGCTTTGGCGATTTGCCTACTCAGGCAGTGGACTTATTAAACTCTGTTCGTATTAAATGGATTGCCAATAGTATTGGTTTGGAACGTGTAATTCTAAAACAAGGAAAGTTCTTGGGTTATTTTATTGCCGACCAACAATCCGAATTCTATCAAAGTAGCGTTTTTACACATGTGCTACAATACGTTCAAGCCAACCCAAAAATTTGTCAATTAAAAGAAAAACAAACCCGTAACGGATTGCGGTTGTTGTTGGTTTTTGATGGGGTTACAAGCGTGGAGAAAGCGTTGAATATTCTTTTACCATTGAATATAAAGCAAGAAGCAGAACTTTGA